In the Bradyrhizobium guangzhouense genome, one interval contains:
- a CDS encoding lysine-2,3-aminomutase-like protein, with protein MTKTNLAQTLRQPAELVAADLAPAAALPALERVAARYAVAITPALVELIDPADADDPIARQFVPTAAELQMQPGENADPIGDHPHSPVSGIVHRYPDRVLFKLVHVCAVYCRFCFRREMVGPGKENALPDSAYRAAIDYIRTHSEIWEVILTGGDPLMLSPRRMSEIMADLAGIDHVKIIRLHTRVPVADPARISDEMVAALKVEGATTWVALHANHARELTDTARAACARLIDAGIPMVSQSVLLRGVNDNIAALSDLMRAFVECRIKPYYLHHGDLAPGTAHLRTTLAIGQDLMRQLRGRVSGLCQPDYVIDIPGGVGKSPVGPNYVLAAQNTAGDAGDAVTETRYRIVDYCGDVHLYPPET; from the coding sequence ATGACGAAGACCAATCTTGCACAGACATTGCGCCAGCCGGCCGAGCTCGTGGCTGCGGACCTCGCGCCTGCCGCGGCGCTGCCCGCGCTCGAACGCGTCGCCGCGCGTTATGCGGTTGCGATCACGCCGGCGCTGGTCGAGCTGATCGACCCCGCCGATGCCGATGACCCGATCGCGCGGCAATTCGTTCCGACCGCCGCAGAGCTTCAGATGCAGCCGGGCGAGAACGCCGACCCGATCGGCGATCACCCGCATTCGCCCGTATCGGGCATCGTGCATCGTTATCCCGATCGCGTGCTGTTCAAGCTCGTCCATGTCTGTGCCGTCTATTGCCGCTTCTGCTTCCGCCGGGAGATGGTGGGCCCCGGCAAGGAGAACGCGCTTCCGGATAGCGCCTATCGTGCTGCGATCGATTACATCCGAACGCATAGCGAGATCTGGGAAGTCATCCTGACCGGCGGCGATCCCTTGATGTTGTCGCCGCGCCGCATGAGCGAGATCATGGCCGATCTGGCCGGCATCGATCACGTCAAGATCATCCGTCTTCACACCCGCGTGCCGGTGGCCGACCCTGCGCGTATCAGCGATGAGATGGTCGCAGCGCTTAAGGTCGAGGGCGCGACCACCTGGGTCGCGCTGCATGCCAACCATGCACGCGAGCTGACGGATACGGCCCGCGCCGCCTGCGCGCGGCTGATCGATGCCGGGATTCCCATGGTGAGCCAGTCCGTGCTTTTGCGCGGCGTCAATGACAACATCGCCGCTTTGTCGGATTTGATGCGTGCTTTCGTCGAATGCCGGATCAAGCCCTATTACCTGCATCACGGCGATCTAGCCCCGGGCACCGCGCATCTGCGGACGACGCTCGCGATCGGGCAGGACTTGATGCGGCAGTTGCGCGGACGGGTGTCAGGGCTGTGCCAACCGGACTACGTCATCGACATTCCCGGGGGCGTCGGCAAGTCGCCAGTCGGACCTAATTATGTGTTGGCTGCGCAAAATACCGCAGGCGATGCGGGTGATGCGGTGACGGAAACGCGCTATCGTATCGTCGACTATTGCGGCGATGTTCATCTTTATCCGCCCGAGACGTGA